A portion of the Citrobacter rodentium NBRC 105723 = DSM 16636 genome contains these proteins:
- a CDS encoding DUF2169 family type VI secretion system accessory protein, giving the protein MRDKDDRENFVVVMKTTYRLTENGTARFWAELIDDEADMALLCFQDEYRHDMHHSMVIQESDMSPFKPRCDIIINGTAHALGNQPVDSLPVSVTLLSPENQPLMNKKLVVTGERAFRRTDKKTWELTLPQPFTSLPVVWIYAFGGECRINGQDKGNDAVPEYCLLSQEARSVHPDRNNPPLAHSVYPANPIGRGYITPWYLTATQADSFPAPRIEQPDNPFTAEAFQALVNGHSNVPADVYRPAGLGITGRSWQPRLARAGTYDHSWLTQRHPYLPQDFEFSYWNAAPEDQQIAALPPGCRFILSGL; this is encoded by the coding sequence ATGCGGGATAAAGACGACCGAGAAAACTTTGTGGTGGTCATGAAAACCACGTACCGACTGACCGAAAACGGAACCGCCCGTTTTTGGGCCGAACTCATTGATGATGAAGCAGACATGGCACTTCTATGTTTTCAGGATGAATATCGTCATGACATGCATCATTCGATGGTAATTCAGGAAAGCGATATGTCGCCCTTTAAGCCGCGTTGCGACATCATTATCAACGGAACTGCCCATGCACTTGGTAACCAGCCTGTCGATTCATTACCGGTTTCAGTCACATTACTGTCACCGGAAAACCAACCGCTGATGAATAAAAAATTAGTGGTGACGGGTGAACGGGCATTTCGCCGGACAGATAAAAAAACGTGGGAGCTGACGTTGCCGCAACCGTTCACCTCGCTACCGGTTGTCTGGATTTATGCTTTCGGCGGTGAGTGCCGGATTAACGGGCAGGATAAAGGCAATGATGCCGTGCCTGAGTACTGTCTGTTGTCTCAGGAAGCCCGGAGCGTTCACCCTGACAGGAATAATCCGCCACTGGCTCACAGCGTTTACCCGGCTAATCCCATCGGGCGTGGTTACATCACGCCGTGGTATTTAACGGCAACGCAGGCTGATTCTTTTCCGGCCCCGAGGATAGAACAACCGGACAACCCTTTCACCGCTGAAGCTTTTCAGGCACTGGTTAACGGCCATTCAAATGTCCCGGCTGACGTCTATCGGCCTGCGGGGCTGGGCATCACTGGCCGGAGCTGGCAGCCGCGTTTAGCCCGCGCAGGGACTTATGACCATTCATGGCTGACACAGCGCCACCCTTATTTACCCCAGGATTTTGAATTCAGCTACTGGAATGCTGCACCGGAGGACCAGCAAATAGCGGCTCTGCCGCCCGGCTGCCGGTTCATCCTGAGCGGGCTGTAA
- a CDS encoding DUF4150 domain-containing protein, whose translation MADDYLARKQSGWLVISTLPDVCKTPLGPVFVPVPYPVVAFLQESEKEISSVRANGHPVVVYNQSLVPTTEGDQPGTGTGLKSGTVGGKCYPKAHSKSVRAGKHPVLRHGDDFWMNGR comes from the coding sequence ATGGCGGACGACTACCTTGCAAGGAAACAAAGCGGCTGGCTGGTGATAAGCACACTGCCGGATGTCTGTAAGACCCCGTTAGGTCCGGTATTCGTACCGGTGCCTTATCCGGTTGTTGCTTTTCTGCAGGAGAGTGAAAAAGAGATCTCCTCGGTGCGTGCTAATGGTCATCCCGTCGTGGTTTATAACCAAAGTCTGGTGCCGACGACGGAAGGGGACCAGCCCGGTACGGGAACGGGGTTGAAAAGCGGCACGGTGGGTGGAAAGTGTTATCCCAAAGCGCACAGCAAATCCGTAAGAGCGGGAAAACATCCAGTTCTGCGGCATGGCGATGATTTCTGGATGAACGGCCGGTAG
- a CDS encoding tyrosine-type recombinase/integrase, with protein sequence MSLNDSKIRNFKSPSRPVKLSDSHGLYLLVKPGGSRIWYLKYRFNGKESRVSLGAYPLVSLAEARLQRDGIRKLLAQNISPAQQRVAAKAAASPEKCFEAVALAWHKTNKKWSADYAERILASMKNHIFPAIGHMPVTLLKTQHFTALLKVIEDKGFLEVASRTRQQLCNIMRYAVQQGFIENNPAQHLEGVTAPPVKNHYPALPLERLPELLERIGDYQQGRQLTRLAVVLTLHLFIRSSELRFARWSEIDFRNKIWTIPATRETIEKVRFSGRGAKMHTPHIVPLSRQAIAILKQINEISGHLELVFPGDHNPYKPMSENTINRALRLMGYDTKTDVCGHGFRAMACSALVESELWSRDAVERQMSHQERNSVRAAYIHRAEHLDARKDMMQWWSDYLDVSREGYVAPYIYARRHKAA encoded by the coding sequence ATGTCTTTAAACGATTCAAAAATCCGCAACTTTAAATCCCCTTCCAGACCCGTAAAATTGTCTGACTCTCACGGTCTGTATCTGCTGGTTAAACCTGGCGGTTCACGTATCTGGTATCTCAAATATCGCTTCAATGGCAAAGAGTCCCGCGTCAGTCTGGGCGCATATCCGCTGGTTTCTCTTGCTGAAGCCCGCCTGCAGCGTGACGGTATCCGTAAACTGCTGGCGCAGAATATCAGTCCCGCACAGCAGCGTGTTGCTGCAAAGGCCGCTGCGTCACCGGAAAAATGCTTTGAGGCCGTCGCGCTGGCATGGCACAAAACCAACAAAAAATGGTCGGCTGACTATGCAGAGCGCATTCTTGCCAGTATGAAGAATCATATCTTTCCGGCAATCGGTCATATGCCCGTCACTCTGCTGAAAACGCAGCACTTCACGGCATTGCTGAAAGTTATCGAGGACAAAGGCTTTCTGGAAGTCGCGTCCCGTACCCGGCAGCAGCTCTGCAACATTATGCGCTACGCCGTGCAGCAGGGATTTATCGAAAATAATCCTGCGCAGCATCTGGAAGGCGTCACCGCGCCGCCGGTTAAAAATCACTATCCCGCCCTGCCACTGGAACGGTTACCTGAACTGCTGGAGCGTATCGGCGACTATCAGCAGGGACGGCAGTTAACGAGACTGGCGGTTGTACTGACCCTGCATCTGTTTATCCGCTCCAGTGAGCTGCGCTTCGCCCGCTGGAGCGAGATTGATTTCAGAAACAAAATCTGGACCATTCCCGCCACAAGGGAAACGATTGAGAAAGTTCGTTTCTCTGGCCGTGGCGCAAAAATGCATACTCCGCACATTGTGCCGCTTTCTCGTCAGGCTATCGCCATTCTGAAGCAGATAAATGAAATCTCCGGGCATCTGGAACTGGTATTCCCCGGCGACCATAACCCGTATAAGCCGATGAGCGAAAATACCATCAACCGGGCGCTTCGCCTGATGGGTTACGATACCAAAACCGATGTCTGCGGACACGGCTTCCGGGCAATGGCCTGTAGCGCATTAGTGGAATCTGAACTCTGGTCGCGGGATGCCGTGGAGCGCCAGATGAGCCATCAGGAGCGTAACAGCGTGCGGGCGGCATATATCCACCGCGCCGAACATCTTGATGCACGCAAGGACATGATGCAGTGGTGGTCAGACTATCTGGACGTGAGCCGCGAGGGGTACGTTGCACCCTATATTTATGCGCGGCGGCATAAGGCGGCCTGA
- a CDS encoding integrase domain-containing protein produces the protein MGVLEQEMKRLAQQAGGSHKTVHDRIKLAQRFCERLVLAQNVQIRRVEQLKARHIEGYVRERLAQGITKRSLQNEMAAVRCIMKQAGRDRLAQSERLNNRSLGLSGASRNGTKQAITPEHYRDVLETARAKDPGMAAALALSRLLGLRSQEAVQSEQSLKTWRQALERGDTRLTVVFGTKGGRPRETVILDAGAVKKALDNALAVAEDRHGRLIDKPDLKSAMKYWHSQASRLGLTGAYSPHSLRYAWAQDAIRHYLTQGFSEKEALAMTAMDLGHGDGRGRYVAQVYGRRDDAD, from the coding sequence ATGGGAGTTCTGGAGCAGGAAATGAAGCGGCTGGCGCAGCAGGCAGGCGGCAGCCATAAGACCGTTCACGACCGCATTAAGCTGGCGCAGCGGTTTTGTGAGCGCCTGGTACTGGCGCAGAATGTACAAATTCGGCGGGTGGAGCAGCTTAAGGCGCGGCATATTGAAGGCTATGTCCGTGAACGACTGGCGCAGGGCATCACGAAGCGTTCCCTGCAAAACGAGATGGCGGCGGTGCGTTGCATTATGAAACAGGCCGGGCGTGACAGGCTGGCGCAGAGTGAGCGGCTGAATAACCGCTCGCTGGGATTGTCCGGCGCATCCCGCAATGGTACGAAGCAGGCTATCACGCCGGAGCACTATCGTGATGTGCTGGAGACGGCCCGCGCAAAAGATCCGGGGATGGCGGCAGCGCTGGCACTGTCAAGATTGCTGGGGCTGCGTTCGCAGGAGGCGGTGCAAAGTGAGCAGTCGCTGAAAACGTGGCGGCAGGCACTGGAACGTGGTGATACCCGTTTAACCGTGGTGTTTGGCACTAAAGGAGGTCGCCCGCGTGAAACCGTTATTCTTGATGCTGGCGCTGTCAAAAAAGCGCTGGATAATGCGCTGGCAGTGGCAGAAGATCGCCACGGCAGGCTGATCGATAAACCAGACCTGAAAAGCGCGATGAAATACTGGCACAGTCAGGCGTCACGTCTCGGGTTAACTGGCGCATATTCTCCGCACTCGTTGCGCTATGCGTGGGCGCAGGATGCCATTCGTCATTATCTGACGCAGGGATTCAGCGAGAAAGAGGCGCTGGCGATGACGGCGATGGATTTAGGCCACGGCGACGGGCGCGGTCGGTATGTGGCGCAGGTTTACGGGCGAAGGGATGATGCTGATTGA